The Acropora palmata chromosome 3, jaAcrPala1.3, whole genome shotgun sequence nucleotide sequence AATGAAATCAACCAGTAagaattcaatttttctttaatgacCTTCGACTTTGAACCAttaaagaaaaagcgatgCCAGGACATGTTTCGGTCGTAGATCTAACATCCTGTAACAAAATAGACAATCATGACTATATTGGTATCATTGAAATTTACTCAGATTGAATCATAAGTTTCCGACAGTAGGGTTTACACAAGCTGTCTTATCTGTGGACGGAAGGCAACTCACTTGAGCTTACCAAAGCTCACCGAATTAACTGTGCAGTTTGCGGGTTATTTACTTTAATTCGTATTTTCGATCGACAGCGGAAACTGATCTTTTAATTCCTCATTGATGAAGAGGAATATGTTCAAATAAACCTTTCATGTCGAGCTAAACTTGCACAAGGTTACTTTCCAGCTGGTCAACTCTACATTACATAGTTTTCCTGTTTAACGCAATGCTTGTTTGCCCTCATGACGGAAAACAAGGGAGACTGTTTGACCAAGGGTAAAAGGGAACGAACTTTAATAACCTTTTGAGCAATGTGTGTTTGCTTAAGTTGAGTCCAGGCTGTATTGTATTTGGCGTTTATTGAAACTGTCAAAACACAACGGAGGTAATTTATTTGCAAGCAAGCCTATTCAGAAAGTTTTGTTCTGCCTAAAATTGAACTAACAGGCTTTGTTTGGTAGCGCTTTATTtaagcatgaaaaaaaaaaaagcaatcacgTCCACTAGGTTACTAAACTCCTCTCAGTTTATCTGCGACGGCAATAGCCTGAGTTGATGACGACATGATGGAGGCAGTGTACCGCGCGTGCGCTGGCTACCGAATATTTCACACTGTCTACCatcaagaaataattttgttttatcaattttgacttttttgatTAGAAATGACTTTTTTAATATCCTGAAAGGAAATGTTAGATGTTATCGCCGTGCGAGGGcgtttgcaaataattttttattaagcAAACTTAGCAATAATTTTAGATAATCAGAGATATGAAACTGTACGCAAAATCATTTGTACAATATGTCACGTTAACAAGGTGTTAAAGATGTGACAGATAGCGAGTGGATAAGTATTGCTTTCTAACTCAGATCTAATGTTTATGTTAACACCTAATTAAACAGTCGCAAATCCTGTTAATTAAATGAAAGTGTAGCTCTATGCCTTGAAGGAAAGACCGTTTTGAGAATCTATGAACCAATTATTAACTTATGGAAGCTGTACTTTTGTTATCATATTTTGTGTGTTTCTTGTAATCGCTGTAAAGAACTCTATAAAGACTTCTGGTCTCCTTGTTCAAAATGTAAATCTCACTTAAGAATTGCGGCTGGTCTAAAACCCACTTCGCCTTGTCTTCTGGTTCGGAATATTGTGAAAGCATAAAAGAGTATTTTTGACAAAGAATAGGGCTGTTTCTGTCTCACCCACGCTGATTTGTTTCAATAACAGCTTCGTTTTGTGCTCCATAAGAATAGATCAAAAGaataatacttttttttattaatgaaATGTAATCCAGGGTATATACAGCTATCTGGGTGATATCATTATCGCGGAGATATTTCAGCATGCGTGGAGGGGAAACCTTTCAAACGTGGCGTGTGCGCTCCACATGgctaataaaaataacaatccCGTTCAGCATGGTGTCAACACAATACCGTATCTTCACATGTTGTAAAGCATTGTTTACGCTTTTCTTTGAGGTCAACTGTCTTTGTTGCCCTGTCTTTATCACCTTGTTGCTATTGTTGTGTATGTCTGTGCCTTGCAGCGcccgacaaaaaaaaagagtttcgTTGTGAAGACACCTCGTATTAATCATATCAATAAAGTTGAAACAAATCACTCATTCGTGTTtcgaatttttccatttttaaattttaaatcagTTCTACTTAAAGCAGTAAATCACTGAGCGCTCATGAGAGTTTtcacgttttctttttcttcgtttctttgtttctccGCAACAGCTGACAGAAACTTGGACGAAATGCTCATAGCTGTGAATAACACGTAAACACACGCCAGAACAATTataaattgtaataaaaatcAGAAGATTCATAAGTTCGGGGTGGCGCAATCcgttaattttagttttgcgAAAGAGATTGTTGCTTTCAACACGAAACGAAACAGTTTTCTTAATTTGGAAATATCCAAATCAAATTGTTGTGACACAGAAGTTtgtataataaaatatatttagcattgttaaaggaaaaaggacttttgtttttgttgaacgACTATTTCAATGTTTAATTATTAggacttttttcttgtttgttggtcgaaatgaattaaaataaatgcgaCTCTTTCGCTGACAATAAAAGTGAAAGAGGGTGCGAATTGAAATCTTGCGAAAACTGAAATTACAGTTGGGTCACTTGAATTTCTTATGGGCAAGTACGATTTGGCATTGATTTCTTTGAGTTTAAAGCAATGGAGGCCatgtttttcaattcattttcactcTTCCCAAAAAAATGTAActgtaacaaaagaaaaaaacggaGAATTTTGACAGCAAAGCAGTGGTCATTGAGAGGGTTCCGGGCTCATGGTGAAAgctcaatttcaattttgttgctAACATAAGCTGTTAACTTCTTTGTTATAAAGATTCCCCATACTCGAAGGGGatttttaaagcaatttttatttccttttatatTACACAGATAGGAATTATGCATATTTTCAAATGTAAGCAAATTTCCGATATGTTACAACTTTCCAATTATTCAACAGAAACGCACGGGCTGCAGTTATTAGGTTACACACCTTACACTAATTTACCtgtaaaataatgatattgtGGCAGATCGCTCAACAAGGTTATGTATCTTtacgcaaaaaaaatttacgtcACAGTTAaagttatttgatttttttcataagAAACGTACAAAAACACAGCGgaacaagacaaaaataatacttCATCTTGTTAGTGTAATTAAAATCGGGACGGAATGTTGAACTGGTTTAAATACGTTAAGTCGATAGAGAAATCATTGTTAGTTCTTCGTACTTTAACCATGTTTCAAATACAGTGAAAGCAAAGCTTTCTACGCTCTAAACTAGAAGAATTCGAGGTTGCTTCCGTCTTTGTTGAAtagaaatcaatgataaacaGAATTACTTTATCTTCGTTCAACGCTTTACTTCATTCCATTTAAAGTCATACATCAATCGCTATGTACGGGGGGATAACGTTTTGATCTCATCCACAGTAAACAAAAAATCGGAGAGTTCATTAATTTATAAGAAGAATCTGCCATAGTCAAGGCaattcaataaattaatttcaatttactgAAGTTAAGCGCTTGCAGGCACTGTCTTAAACTCGCCAAAGTGACCAACATTTCAGTTTCGAGTTTGTTCTGCTGGCaatggtttttgctttttccttaTCAAAGTTGGCATGCATACGAGTAGTTGTCGAGGCATAAATTAAATCTTCATGCTCTACCATGCTTTTGGCATGTGGCAGCGATGTTGTCATTTACAAATTGTGACAACAACGGAAAGATATCGAAACAACACATAGCTAATCTTATGTTACTTTGAACTTAAAGAGGTCTGAAATTTTTTGTCGTCGTTACTGTATTTTACTCTGCCTTGTAAGATGATGAATCATGAAAACATTATCTCTAACTGACAAACCAAGCGTTTGATCCGACCGCAGTcataaatattcaaaaaaagaaggaaaatatgAATCTTTTAGGTGATCTCTTCGCATGTTTCGGTTTTAAGCGTTGGCTTGCATATGAGCTATAGAGACGACAAAGATTGTGTAAACACTTCTATCTTATTGATCATACTAAAAAGAAAGTTCTACCGAGATATttagaaattgttttgttcttttctttgacGTGGCCACTTGTTTTATCGCATTAAGTGAATTACAATCTTTGCATAACAATGCTGCAAACAGAATGTTAGTTTGGGGCAGAAGATTACAGTATtgttaaaatatatatatatatgagaATACGACCGAGTGTCAAACACGACCCTTGCGATCGGGAATCATCTGCGGTTGAGTTTAGCTGAACTTCCTGTGCGATAAAACAATTTCTAGCAATTTCTGTTTGTTCGCAACGCATGAATGTAAGCACTAATGCGcatatattaaaataaaaattttaacagcGTTTTCTATTTCGCTTGAGCGATCTTTGCCGAGTTTCAGACCAAACTTGCCACGCCACTACAGAAAATCAACTTTTTCTTCCTAGGTTTATTTTGTTACCTTATATTAACCACGTTATTGTAGTGTTTGCCTGAAGAACGTCATTCAttgtaaagtaaaaaaaaatgttccttATTAAAGCGCATTCATGGTAAGCCCGCGCTAAGTGAAAGAAACGGAAATTTGGCCGAGAAGGAATATAGAAAATTCAACCAGAGGTAGGAAACTGAAACAGCTTTAAAACACTGTCCCCCAATCTTGGAAAATAGTTTATACACTTCATAAATGTTTCACTAACGCCAAAAGAATCATAGATTATCAGAGAATCTTGAAATGAGCTTCTCATCGAGTTAAAACTTGGCGTTAACAAGACCTGTCCCGAAGTCACTCGAATGGGATCAAGTCCTTGAATTTAGCATAACTCGTTATCTTTAGCTCTTAAATTATAAAGGTGTGGCACTAATATATAAGAAATTTTAAAGCAATACCGGGACATAGGCCACGGGTCGAGACAAGTCCTGCTGTGGTTGCCAAACTCTCTGTGCAGCGCTAAGCTCTGCTGTTGACACTGTGTACCCTGCTGTTGATTTGCTTGGTGTTTCACTGCTCGATGCGGTTGGGCTGGGTGAGCCGTTTGTCAACGATCCTCCTCGTGGTTCATCAACGCTTGAAATTCTTTGCTGGATTTGTGAGGGTAACGTGGGTTGAAATGCTTGACCGGAGTACAATGCTCGGTTGTGATTCATCACATCGGCAGCGCGAAATGAGTGCGAGGAATCTAAAGAACCAGTGAAAATCTGACGCGATGGCTGTGTAACGGAGTGGTGGCTGTTAACTGCGGTTACATTTGGGTAAATGACTGGATATCCTTGCGAAACGGAGTGATGAAACGCTGCTGCTGCTCCGTTTATTTTGGAATACATTGGGTCTGCGGACAAAGCCGTTGAATGAGCTATTGTTTGAGGCAATTGATTTGTCGGGAATTTGTCAACCGCCATCATCGGAGAGCTGTATGGGGAGAACATGGGACCCGATAGCTCTTTCTTCTGCAGTGATTTTGGCTTGCGTCGCTTGGGTTTGTATTTATAATCCGGATGTTCTTGGATGTGAATCGCTTGCAGTCGTTTAGCTTCCGCCACGAACGGTTCTTTCTCATCTTGCGAGAGCATTTTCCACTCTGCGCCGAGTCGCTTGCTTATTTCGGAATTGTGCATCCTAGGATTAATGGCAGCGTACTGCTTTCTCTTACCACGACTCCAAACCATAAATGCATTCATGGGTCTCTTTATATGCCCTTCCTCTTGCTTGCCCATATCTATTGTGTTAGTGGCTAATAGCGAGAGCGCTGTTTCTTGTCTTGTGACGAGAACTGATCTTCACGCGGGCGCGAGTTCAGTCTAAATGAGTTCCAAAGGAGCAACCTCGATCTGTTATGTTCTCGGTTGGCTGACTCAACTGCTACAGCATTTCCAGGCGTGATTATAGCTGATGGATATAATGATATAATAGGACAATGctaatatttcatttcaataataataccCCAAGTAAACAATGGGTGTTAATTATTTGTGCATGCATTATACATATTTCCGTTGTCGGCCAATCAACGCACGGAACATGGCGGCAGTCCTTGTTTCGCCATGCTTTCAGAAGCACGTGCTTTAGAAGAACAAATCTTTGGTATGGTTGTCTAGTGACGCTATGGCTGACTTCACAAAAGTGAAAGCCAAGTGGGAATACTTAGCGTTAGAATATGGTGCAATGAGTGTGGAGTTATTGGAAgtttttgcttgtgtttgCTCTGTCATTCATCCTTTTCTTCTAATGATAGCGGTCAACACCTGCGCACTGCTCGCAGGTGCCCCATTCAGGCTATTTCAATATAATCATGTTTTCCGCTCAATACTTTTACCACATCTGCGGCATCCGCTATTGTCCCCTTTGCACGTGTTTCATTAGGGGCTTACCTTGCTTTTCTATGCGTCATTGTCGCTTTTTTAAAGAGATTTACAAACTTTTCAGCTTTTCTCTATTTAATGGACTCCTACGAGcaatttgcataatgaaagcTTCATTGTTCGTTCCGTTTCCTTAATAATTGCAGCGAACTTCGTATCTTCGAGGTCAATTGATTTTCACCGGGAGACAATAAACGAAGGAGAAAACGCTTTTCAACAGTGGCCAAAAGGTCTTGGTCTTTTGTACTCTGGGATCAAAAAACTAAGGGATTGCCAGAAACATGGTGAAATTTCTGCTACCTTGCTTTTCCTTGCTTGTGGTTAAATTTGGTAACTGTTAGTTTCTGTGGTGATtgcattaaataaaaaaaaggaaaggaataaATTAGATTCAGACTGATGGTTGCAACATGATATTTGCACAGTCATTAACCACTATGGTTACAGCCGACCTGGACCGCTAGACAAATATTTCCGAATTGAAAATAGGAAAATTTTATTGTGGCTATTGTATTAGCTATTGTCTTGCGAGTCGCAAACAACCgggaagtgttttttttttctcaattttacgggatgatttttttctctcagcGAGACACCATAatctattttttcttctttgtttgaatgttTCCGTAGGATTGAAACATTTCTTAATCAAATGCTGTTGTTAAACGGTAGGAGCTGGGGTGATTCATAATAAACCCACTCgccaagaaaaataagaaaaataaaccttGTGTAAGGAGTAGCGCTAGCATTTCGATTCGAGTTGATTTTTTCTGTGTTTGCTTTACTAATAATCAAGCAAAACTGGCTTTAATTACGTTATTTGCTTCAGAGTATATCCTCGATTGTTTCGACCACAGAAATTATCCGAGAGAATATCACCTTCTGACACTTTCCAATTAAACAGAGTTAAAAACGTAGGTCATGTTCCCTGCTGTTAAATTACCACGAGCGAACGAAAGGCATAAAAACGAAGTATTTGACAAAAAGAATAGATGGTTTGAACCAAAACAACcgtcattgttattttttaaccttttGTTAAAAATGAATATCGTCGAGTTCAATTGCTTTATTGCAATAGCAAGAAGGGTTGTCCAACCATGAAATTTTTCGAAATGGGAAAGAAGAATTTTCGGCGTGAGCGATCGCAAGTGGTTTCATgtttgaagtttctttcaCGAAACTGCTTTGATTCCCTCGAGCTAACCATCAAATGCggagcattcattttcaaattacgCTCTCTCGACAAAAAAGtagcttttatttatttttcttttaattattttagaacTTCTAGTGTGGTGTCTAATACCGCTTAACttgttttgtaaataacactTTGTTCACCGACGATGTTAACGTACTTGTCGAAAAAAAAGATGGTTGGAAAATGATCGGTTCTAACCGCTTTGAGTTGAAGAATTGCCTCGGGCGTGTTTGAGAGACATGAGTATTCCAAATTACTGGACACCTGTCGAGAAgagttatttaaatttaaaaggaCTCATCGTAAGTCTAAGATCTTGCAAGAGATTATTTGGGGAGACAGGCATACTGAAAATACGTATTTCTGATAACGTGCTCGTTAAAgcgttttctgttttgtttttgttccccATTGAAAGCTGTTTGAATAAATTGTGTTATCACCTTTAAAAAATGCTACAGCACTTCGATTTTAACTTCACTAAGCTTTAAAACCGAGAAGAAAACAATCTTTATTGCTTAAGCGATAACTTGTAACGACAAGTACACCGTATCGTTTAACAGTGAATTTACGCGCATGTTGGCTTAACAAAAATCGTTTCCAAAAGttgtcttgaaaaaaaaatcttcgtTTGCGGAACGGGAGTTAAGAGTTATGATGATGAATCCATCCCGTCGTGGAGAAATTCATTCCATCTGAAACAAtccttctttcattttcaaaacaactcaCAATGGAGAACCGTTGAAATGGCcaacgagaaaaaaaggaagaataaATGTTTACTCCGAGGAGAATAGACTTGGTTTGTTCGCTAATGCGACCATAGTTTTGTAAATTTGCATTTCTAGCAAGTGAAATTCGTTTTCTACACAAAAGACATGTTAATAAtcacaaagaaaacacaagaATCAATACAGCCGAATCGcagttttgaaacaaaaccgACGTCTTGGTTGTAACCAAAGAGGCTCAGAATTTGTGCATAAAGCGTTGCCAATTTCGCCAAAATTTGGAGTGTGTCAGTTTTCTGAAAATTACCTGAGGGATCGTCTCCAGCAGAAGGAAATGGCAACTATCGCTCCGTAAAAATTGGAATGACAAGATCAAGTGGAATGTTATGTCATGTAAGTTGGAGTGCTCGGagaaatgtttactttcatCTTGGAAAGGACATTTTGTGTCtttttccacagtgtttggcCATTTCTTGCGGTGAAAAACGCTTCAGAAAAGATCCATTCGTTCGCTGGGTTATTTGTCtcgataaaatgaaaaaaaaaaaaagaaagtacgAAAGCCATTATGATAAATAATTGTCTCAGATTTTGATCTTATCGGTGATAAACTGCATTATTCTTTTTCGCTGAAACATTTCTTGAGAAAATAGTGCACTATTTCATAAGTAAATACacacaaaaatcttgaattttatttcaaaatgccGCCCACCAAAAAGTATGTTTAATTCCTGGTTTTTCAAATGTTCAAGAGAAATAACTGATTTATCACAGATGTACACATGCAGTCGTGGTTAGTTATAAATTAAAGGGAACCACTTGCAAGAATGCCTTAAGTTTTGTGTGGGTTGTGGTAAGATGATTGAACAGCCATAAAAAATGCTTagtgaaattattctttacttttaaaaatgaaGTATCTTTCTTTTCGTTAACAAACAAACGGTGTATTCAAGTTGCCAGTGTTCTTGCATGTTTATTGCAAGAGTTCgttgaaaaatgaacaaaagtaAGGAATTTTGTACGCTGGAAATTCCTGAGAGAAAATATAAGCGATTTACTGTTATTTGCAGCTCAATAGAATGGAAAATGGATGTCATACTCTTTctgtgattttcattttacatctACACTGTTTTACCTTTTCGTACTTTTGTGAAGATTCCTCCCTTTACGACTCCTTACGGTTTGGTGGTTACCTCGAGAACACTGTTAATGTCGATTAATGTTTAGTTTTATAAATCACCTCACCCTAAGGGGGTTTTCTCTACAGAGTCATTCTCAAGTCAGCTGACTCCTTTGAGATTTGTGAGTCACGGAgagaaaaggagaagaaagCTTTAATTTATGACTCTTTTTCTCCACtctttttattgcaattaGATGCTTATGGTGAATCTCTCCGCCCTCTTTGCTCCAGAGGCTTGCTAAATATTTTCCTGGGCATGGTTCATCGTAGAATTCTAGTAATAAAActgcttttatttcttttttcttttcgaacTTTTGGGATTTGAAAAGTTCCTATGAGACAAGAATTTTAGTTCAGCGTAAATTGCACAGCCGATGGAAATCTTTTGAGTACAAATTATTGTCCTAAGCATCTTCAAGAGTTGTGGAAAAAGGTTCTACTTTTGATTACCCTATAGGCAGTAGCTGGGTGAATTAATTGTTAATAATAGTCTGCAAAACATTCGTGATCCGGTGATACTTTCCCAGAGGCTTCAAATCCATGATTTCTTTGTGTTGGAGGAATGGAAGAAAGCACATATTTCCTCTGTCTACTTCGCTTGCCTCAGGCTAACAgagttttaaaaaatgcatgcCTTCCAAAGCGCGAAAAGACATTGAAAATTGTTCCTAGAAATGCATTCTTTTTTCACATTTAAAGGAGATTAAAGTGGCGAACAGTATGATAATGTTTTCGGGAAgtcttatttgtttctttaatcTTTTCTCTAAAAAAGACACTCCCTGTGTAATGTAAACTAGACAATCGTTAATTCTTTCTCGTGCAATGCATGGTCCTTCCTAAATGCCTTctgatttttgtttctttactAAATATAACTTGGTATTTGATGCTGAATCGCAATTTCATCTGTGTGTTTTGACTTTTGTTCCGTAAACCAAAGCTTCGCCGGCTGTCATCAGGAAAGCactttttttagttttaagaGCATAAAAGCATTGTTTGGATAAAACAACCGTGGAAGTGAGCATAAATACTCGAGCACAAAAGAAGTACTTATGgtgtggaaaaagaaaaatcgaaCGATTTCCACGCACTTAGACGAGTCATTTGCGACATAGCTTTTAGTTTAACAAGCTGCACACTTATATTTGGATCAGAGatcatttttttacaaataGTGCATTTAAATTTCTGTCTATCTCAAATTGTGAAGAAATGTATAAGTGCCTTTCAACTTAATTTGCGTTTAGCCGTGGTTGTTTGCAGGGcgaaattttccaaagttgTCAAAAATGCGCAAAATCCGGTGGAAAActggttacaaaaaaaaattttttcatggttTGCTTTGAATAATTACTCTGGCAATCCTTGAAAGAACTAGCGCTTTGGAATCGAAACCGCGAGCAAAAAATAAACGTCCTTTCGCAACGAAGCGGAAGATACTTCTCGGATTGCTTTCGAACCTAACTCCTAATGTGTTTTTCCACTCAATAGAAACTTAAATTGATGTTAGTTTGTATTTCGCCTGGGGCAGTTTGATTCGCCCTTatgttgttatttgttttctagTTCAAGAGACACTCTTTTACACAGTAAATCTTAAAGCGTTTACGGCTGTCTGGTTATTAGACCGCTTTGTTccttaaaataatttggaaaGGATACGTTGTCTAATCTAAGAAAGTCACTAACTATTTTGCCTCGGGTTAAATTGGAAAACGAATGGAATCCGCATGAAACGTAAACTCTGAAGTTAAGGAAATACTACATGATTTTATGCTGTTCATGTGGACAAATAAAGGTTACGAAATCGTGTGCATTACTTTGAAGGCATAATCGATGGAGAGAAATATTCAGAATGTACCATTTTCATGCACCATACAAAAGGTGATCAACATGCTTTGATTATCAAATTGCTATCTTTAACCAAGACACTAGTTTCGGATTCATTTAGATGCGATTAagtgaaacattttgaaatggaCTTTGGCTGACGAGAAAAGTTGAAGTAGCTATTGCATGTATAACAACATGGATCATAATTTTTGCGTGGGCGTGTCTCTCTAGCAGGATGAGTTTTTATGGCCCTCATCGGTGTAAGTAAATAAAGATAACCGACGACTCATACATTCTAC carries:
- the LOC141875494 gene encoding uncharacterized protein LOC141875494, with translation MGKQEEGHIKRPMNAFMVWSRGKRKQYAAINPRMHNSEISKRLGAEWKMLSQDEKEPFVAEAKRLQAIHIQEHPDYKYKPKRRKPKSLQKKELSGPMFSPYSSPMMAVDKFPTNQLPQTIAHSTALSADPMYSKINGAAAAFHHSVSQGYPVIYPNVTAVNSHHSVTQPSRQIFTGSLDSSHSFRAADVMNHNRALYSGQAFQPTLPSQIQQRISSVDEPRGGSLTNGSPSPTASSSETPSKSTAGYTVSTAELSAAQRVWQPQQDLSRPVAYVPVLL